One stretch of Methanobacteriaceae archaeon DNA includes these proteins:
- a CDS encoding IMP cyclohydrolase, producing MYLGRILSVGNNDNGSYVAYRVSSRSFPNRMAKSFEDRVAIIPKEGHEKDVFVNPYIAYNCIKIVDDIAVVSNGSHTDVIADKISVGMNIRDALALSLMTMDYEKDDFNTPRIAGAVTKSGEAYIGIVTHENLIVEKVPEGESCYISTYEHIKPNKVEFEASNSQEASEFIMNKGKFEEFTNPVTSAAAFLGNKWELSSI from the coding sequence ATGTATCTTGGTAGAATTTTATCCGTCGGAAATAATGATAATGGGTCTTATGTAGCATATAGGGTTTCAAGCAGATCTTTTCCAAATAGAATGGCCAAATCCTTTGAAGATAGGGTGGCCATCATTCCTAAAGAAGGACATGAAAAGGATGTTTTTGTAAATCCTTACATAGCATATAATTGTATAAAAATAGTTGATGATATTGCTGTTGTTTCTAATGGATCTCATACTGATGTAATTGCAGATAAGATTTCTGTAGGAATGAATATTAGAGATGCTCTGGCATTATCTTTAATGACTATGGACTATGAAAAAGACGACTTCAATACTCCAAGAATCGCTGGAGCAGTTACTAAATCTGGCGAAGCTTATATTGGTATTGTTACTCACGAAAATTTGATTGTTGAGAAAGTTCCTGAGGGAGAATCATGTTACATATCTACTTATGAACACATTAAACCCAATAAAGTCGAATTTGAAGCATCTAACTCTCAAGAAGCCTCAGAATTCATCATGAATAAAGGCAAATTTGAAGAATTCACTAATCCGGTAACTTCTGCAGCGGCCTTTTTAGGGAATAAATGGGAATTAAGTTCAATTTAA
- the rnhB gene encoding ribonuclease HII: MKILGIDEAGRGPVLGPLVVCGAVIPQEKIAILERMGIKDSKKLTPSRRNVLARKIRKMADCHVVKITAQDIDNLRAKDVNLNEIEKIAMMKIINMAQADSVIIDSVDVDPARLTRQIKEVVGDEMDVMSEHGADDKYIPVAAASIVAKVERDIEIEKLNRQYKKMGGMGSGYPSDPRTKAFLQKFEYDELPDFVRKSWATVEKLKNKK, encoded by the coding sequence ATGAAGATTTTAGGAATCGATGAAGCGGGAAGGGGTCCTGTGTTAGGCCCTTTAGTTGTATGTGGGGCAGTTATACCTCAAGAAAAGATAGCTATTTTGGAGAGAATGGGAATAAAAGATTCTAAAAAACTAACTCCTTCCCGAAGAAATGTTTTAGCCCGTAAAATAAGGAAGATGGCTGATTGTCATGTTGTGAAAATAACTGCTCAGGATATAGATAATTTACGGGCCAAGGATGTCAATTTAAATGAAATTGAAAAAATTGCCATGATGAAAATTATTAACATGGCCCAAGCCGATTCGGTTATTATTGATTCTGTAGATGTTGATCCGGCAAGACTTACCCGTCAAATTAAGGAAGTTGTAGGTGATGAAATGGATGTCATGTCAGAGCACGGGGCTGATGATAAATATATTCCTGTGGCTGCGGCATCCATTGTGGCTAAAGTCGAAAGAGATATTGAAATTGAAAAATTAAACCGACAATACAAAAAAATGGGGGGTATGGGTTCTGGATATCCTAGTGATCCAAGAACAAAGGCTTTTTTACAGAAATTTGAGTATGATGAGCTTCCAGATTTTGTTAGAAAATCATGGGCCACTGTAGAAAAACTTAAAAACAAAAAATAG
- a CDS encoding biopolymer transporter ExbD, with protein sequence MAIDVDKYRKKLKGNNPRFNMVPFIDILFTILIFVIVTSSFQAADTSSSGKPQQTESMGPSDYYLIPVAGLETVTVNGVNVSNLIKDSSIAVHTRVIDEGEIIIKPKNKMIIITTPPGMSVNEAVKSPSNI encoded by the coding sequence ATGGCAATAGACGTTGATAAGTACCGAAAAAAGCTTAAAGGAAATAATCCTCGCTTCAATATGGTGCCTTTCATTGACATTCTTTTTACTATATTGATATTTGTAATAGTTACTAGCAGTTTTCAAGCAGCAGATACTTCTTCATCAGGTAAACCTCAGCAAACAGAAAGTATGGGTCCTTCCGACTATTATCTTATACCTGTGGCTGGATTAGAAACAGTAACTGTAAATGGGGTTAATGTGTCCAATTTAATTAAAGATAGCTCTATTGCAGTACATACTCGTGTAATTGATGAGGGGGAGATCATTATAAAGCCTAAAAATAAGATGATTATCATTACTACGCCTCCAGGCATGTCTGTGAACGAGGCGGTTAAATCTCCTAGTAATATATGA
- a CDS encoding MotA/TolQ/ExbB proton channel family protein — MIFDFFTSTFGTILEMFKNGGIITYIIAIIGIYGLITSLEKIHYLRKISKASTPQIINTVNDAMERGGSLEALKSIGHYQNPVSRIISEALKIGYRNKSEVEDAMERVFIVEMSVMTKGLSMLRTMIEIAPLLGLIGTVIGIWYTFKAMGIGGNSSGMAEGIYISLITTIAGLAVAITLLPLYSYITGLIEKEMDKIELAKKMTNWGYATVRLMVDTDIPCAVDALRDSEGIVNVKEINEPESNIWLAFKPSMLEKSINNIILEKCNASAEIVESKLKQ; from the coding sequence ATGATATTCGACTTCTTTACCAGTACTTTTGGCACCATTTTAGAAATGTTCAAAAATGGGGGAATAATAACTTATATTATTGCTATAATTGGAATTTATGGTCTTATTACATCTCTTGAAAAGATTCACTATTTAAGAAAAATTTCTAAAGCAAGTACACCTCAGATTATTAACACGGTCAATGATGCGATGGAGCGCGGCGGATCACTGGAAGCTCTAAAATCTATTGGCCACTATCAAAATCCAGTTTCTAGAATAATTTCTGAAGCTCTAAAAATAGGATATAGAAATAAATCTGAAGTTGAAGATGCGATGGAAAGGGTTTTCATCGTTGAAATGAGTGTAATGACTAAGGGTTTAAGCATGCTGAGGACCATGATCGAGATTGCTCCTCTTTTAGGCCTTATTGGTACGGTAATTGGTATATGGTACACTTTTAAAGCTATGGGTATTGGTGGAAACTCTTCAGGCATGGCTGAAGGAATTTACATATCATTAATTACAACTATTGCTGGTTTAGCCGTAGCCATAACATTATTGCCTCTTTATTCTTATATAACTGGCCTAATTGAAAAAGAGATGGATAAAATTGAATTGGCAAAGAAAATGACTAATTGGGGATATGCTACTGTGAGATTAATGGTAGATACTGATATTCCTTGTGCAGTGGATGCTCTCCGGGATTCTGAAGGTATTGTAAATGTCAAGGAAATAAATGAACCTGAATCTAATATATGGCTTGCTTTTAAACCAAGTATGCTGGAGAAAAGTATCAACAATATCATTTTAGAAAAATGCAATGCTAGTGCTGAAATCGTGGAAAGTAAATTAAAACAATAG
- a CDS encoding coenzyme F420-0:L-glutamate ligase, producing the protein MQIQLIGLTEIPLVNEGDNLQELILKSTNLQGITLNDGDILVVAETLISKAEGNFIDLESIVPSTKAMELAEKTGKDPKLVEAIIQESNEIIRVGPDFIVSETKHSFICANAGIDESNVDEGKATPIPINPDKSALQLRNNLENSTQKDLAVIISDTQGRPFREGAVGVAIGVSGINSLWNRQGEIDLYGRELQTTQIAVADELAASASLIMGQADEGIPVVIIKGYNNFNNLRNVVDGAKSLIRPKKFDAFR; encoded by the coding sequence ATGCAAATCCAATTAATAGGCCTTACTGAAATTCCTCTGGTAAATGAGGGAGATAATTTGCAAGAGTTAATTCTTAAATCCACTAACCTGCAGGGAATAACTCTGAATGATGGTGATATTCTGGTAGTTGCTGAAACATTAATCTCTAAGGCTGAAGGGAATTTTATTGATTTAGAATCCATTGTTCCAAGTACCAAAGCTATGGAGCTGGCTGAAAAAACAGGTAAAGATCCAAAACTAGTTGAAGCAATAATTCAAGAATCCAATGAAATTATTAGAGTAGGGCCTGATTTCATCGTATCTGAGACTAAACATAGTTTTATTTGTGCCAATGCCGGAATTGATGAATCCAATGTGGATGAAGGAAAAGCCACTCCTATACCCATTAATCCTGATAAAAGCGCATTGCAATTGAGAAATAATCTTGAGAATAGTACTCAAAAGGATCTCGCAGTAATTATTTCAGACACCCAGGGTAGGCCTTTCAGAGAAGGCGCGGTTGGGGTTGCTATAGGTGTTTCTGGAATAAATTCGCTCTGGAATCGTCAGGGTGAAATTGATTTATATGGTCGGGAACTTCAAACCACTCAAATAGCAGTAGCAGATGAATTAGCTGCTTCAGCATCTTTAATAATGGGCCAGGCCGATGAAGGAATACCTGTTGTTATTATAAAAGGATATAATAATTTTAATAATCTTAGGAATGTAGTAGATGGGGCTAAATCTCTGATAAGGCCTAAAAAATTTGATGCATTCCGTTAA
- a CDS encoding rod shape-determining protein yields MFSFGKKKVEQEDRKKALTSTLGIDLGTLNTVVAKPSGDKFDLYKIPSVVAVKKDDPSYVLAVGEEAKSMLGRTPEDIVAVRPLRKGVIESVAQAEALLVFAMEMGSEEDTTSIDRIVIGIPGDASEVERNAVEEIGRKAGASYVLVISEGLSAAIGAGLPIAEAAGTMVIDIGAGSSDLVVISLGGITDIETIRWGGDDVDDNIVDQVKQKYEVEIGIHEAEKAKIKVGMVHSNADLEIETTSLIGKCMKTNKPKEIEVDSTMVANAAEPIVVKIVEALAAVLERLSPELISGVYNKTVVVGGTSQLKGLKERIFEEVGIPVEISNDPMTVVAKGAAIVAAEPRALEPEVRLKAMK; encoded by the coding sequence ATGTTTTCATTTGGGAAAAAGAAGGTAGAGCAAGAAGATAGAAAAAAAGCCCTTACCAGTACTTTAGGTATTGATTTAGGTACTCTTAACACTGTGGTAGCAAAACCATCTGGTGATAAATTTGACTTATATAAAATTCCTTCAGTTGTAGCAGTTAAAAAGGATGATCCTTCTTATGTGCTAGCTGTGGGTGAAGAAGCAAAGTCTATGCTGGGAAGAACTCCTGAAGACATTGTGGCAGTAAGACCTTTAAGAAAAGGTGTTATTGAAAGTGTAGCACAAGCTGAAGCACTTTTAGTTTTTGCTATGGAAATGGGCTCTGAAGAAGATACGACCAGTATTGATAGGATTGTTATTGGTATTCCTGGTGACGCTTCTGAAGTGGAACGCAACGCTGTTGAAGAAATTGGACGAAAAGCCGGGGCCAGTTATGTTCTTGTAATTAGTGAAGGCCTTTCTGCAGCCATAGGCGCCGGTTTACCTATCGCTGAAGCTGCAGGAACCATGGTAATTGATATTGGTGCTGGATCCAGTGACTTGGTTGTTATATCTTTGGGTGGAATAACTGATATAGAAACCATTCGCTGGGGTGGGGACGATGTGGATGATAACATCGTAGACCAAGTTAAACAGAAATATGAAGTTGAAATAGGCATTCACGAAGCTGAAAAAGCTAAAATTAAGGTTGGAATGGTTCATTCAAACGCAGATCTAGAAATAGAAACAACCAGCTTAATTGGTAAGTGCATGAAGACTAACAAGCCTAAAGAGATAGAAGTTGATTCAACCATGGTTGCTAATGCTGCGGAGCCAATTGTAGTGAAAATTGTGGAAGCATTGGCTGCTGTTCTGGAAAGGTTATCTCCTGAGTTAATTTCCGGAGTATACAACAAAACAGTTGTTGTTGGAGGAACATCTCAATTAAAAGGTCTTAAAGAACGAATATTTGAAGAAGTAGGAATTCCAGTAGAAATTTCCAATGACCCTATGACTGTAGTGGCCAAAGGAGCGGCTATTGTGGCTGCTGAACCTCGTGCTTTAGAGCCTGAAGTCAGATTAAAAGCAATGAAATAG